A genome region from Cucurbita pepo subsp. pepo cultivar mu-cu-16 chromosome LG02, ASM280686v2, whole genome shotgun sequence includes the following:
- the LOC111787525 gene encoding sucrose synthase 5-like, whose amino-acid sequence MAFATASLKRLDSPISDTLSDALRKSHNPMKKCFGRFVEHGKRLMKCQDLMKDIELTIEDLHEMNHVLEGSLGYVLSKTQEAAVVPPNVALAVRTSPGFWEFVTVNAVSLGVEDLTASEYLKFKEAIFDENWANDEHALEIDFGATEFSSPRLSLQSSIGNGVGLISKFISSRFGENKQNVKELVAYLQALHHRGESLMINKKLSSVSKLQSALFVAQLYLSSLPKDTPYEEFNHKMKGWGFEKGWGSTSESVRETMLILSEVLQAPDPVKVEFLFSKLPTTLNVVIFSPHGYFGQAGVLGLPDTGGQIVYILDQVRALEEELVHRIEQQGLQARPQILVVTRLIPDARGTTCNVEYEPIENTKHSHILRVPFSTQNGVLRRWISRFDVYPYLERFVKDATDKILEVMNCKPDLIIGNYTDGNLVASLMAKKLGITQGTIAHALEKTKYEDSDAKWKELDPKYHFSCQFTADIISMNAADFIITSTYQEISGSKTRPGQYESHEAFTMPGLYRVVSGINVFDPKFNIAAPGADQSVYFPFTEISKRLTNYHPEIEELLYSRENNDEHIGYLADREKPIIFSMARLDTVKNITGLTEWYGKNRKLRSLVNLVVVAGFFDPSKSKDREEIAEIKKMHSLIEKYKLRGQIRWISAQTDRYRNGELYRCIADTKGAFVQPALYEAFGLTVIEAMNCGLPTFATNQGGPAEIIVDGVSGFHVDPNNGDESSKKIVDFFEKCKFDSGYWNMISEAGLQRIYECYTWKIYARKALNMGSIYGFWRQLNKEQKQAKMRYIHMFYSLLFRKLVKNVPIPSEETLPATVTPQPTPELRFRGSAAPQPRLGQRNGGNSVEQQQGQSGNGLSKTIKGICFLTGSLLAAYFMLHKISGVDQAYVDLPL is encoded by the exons ATGGCGTTTGCAACAGCCAGCTTGAAGAGATTAGATTCACCAATTTCCGACACTCTAAGCGATGCATTGAGAAAATCCCATAACCCAATGAAGAAATGCTTTGGCAG GTTTGTTGAACATGGGAAGAGGTTGATGAAATGTCAAGATTTGATGAAGGATATTGAGCTAACAATTGAAGATCTACATGAGATGAACCATGTTTTGGAAGGCTCTCTTGGCTATGTTCTAAGTAAAACTCAG GAGGCCGCCGTTGTTCCTCCGAACGTCGCTCTAGCCGTGAGGACGAGCCCCGGTTTCTGGGAGTTTGTTACGGTGAATGCTGTAAGTTTGGGAGTAGAAGACCTTACTGCCTCAGAGTACTTGAAGTTTAAGGAAGCCATCTTTGATGAGAATTG GGCTAATGATGAACATGCTCTAGAGATAGATTTTGGAGCCACTGAATTCAGTTCCCCTCGTTTGAGCCTCCAGTCGTCAATCGGGAACGGAGTCGGTTTGATCTCGAAGTTCATCAGCTCAAGGTTTGGTGAGAATAAACAGAATGTTAAGGAACTTGTTGCTTATTTGCAGGCTCTTCACCATCGTGGAGAG AGCCTTATGATCAATAAGAAACTTAGCAGCGTTTCCAAGCTTCAATCTGCATTGTTTGTAGCTCAACTATACCTATCTTCACTGCCAAAAGACACACCATATGAAGAATTTAATCACAA GATGAAGGGATGGGGATTTGAGAAAGGATGGGGAAGTACTTCAGAGAGTGTCAGAGAAACAATGCTAATCCTTTCTGAGGTCCTCCAAGCACCTGATCCAGTAAAAGTGGAGTTCCTGTTTAGCAAGCTTCCAACGACGTTGAACGTCGTAATCTTTTCGCCCCACGGTTACTTCGGCCAGGCGGGTGTGCTCGGTTTGCCCGACACCGGTGGTCAG ATTGTGTACATTTTGGACCAAGTGAGAGCTTTAGAAGAAGAATTGGTGCATAGAATTGAGCAGCAAGGCCTGCAAGCAAGGCCTCAGATTCTTGTG GTGACAAGATTGATACCCGATGCACGAGGGACGACGTGCAATGTCGAGTACGAGCCTATTGAAAACACAAAGCATTCTCATATTCTTAGAGTCCCATTCTCGACACAGAATGGCGTTCTTCGTCGATGGATTTCACGTTTCGACGTCTATCCTTACTTAGAGAGATTCGTCAAG GATGCTACTGATAAGATCCTTGAAGTTATGAACTGCAAACCAGACCTCATCATTGGAAACTACACTGATGGAAACTTGGTTGCTTCTTTGATGGCTAAGAAACTTGGAATCACACAG GGAACCATTGCACACGCTTTAGAGAAGACGAAATACGAAGATTCGGACGCTAAATGGAAGGAACTCGATCCgaaatatcatttttcttgtcAGTTCACAGCTGATATAATCTCAATGAATGCAGCTGATTTCATTATAACAAGTACATATCAAGAAATTTCAGGAAG CAAAACTAGGCCAGGCCAATATGAAAGCCATGAGGCCTTTACAATGCCTGGACTTTATAGAGTAGTTTCAGGTATCAATGTGTTTGACCCCAAATTCAACATTGCTGCTCCTGGAGCTGATCAATCTGTTTACTTTCCGTTCACCGAGATATCGAAACGACTGACGAATTATCATCCCGAAATCGAGGAGCTTCTTTATAGCAGAGAAAACAATGATGAACACAT AGGTTACCTTGCAGATAGGGAGAAACCAATAATCTTCTCAATGGCAAGGCTTGACACAGTAAAAAACATTACTGGATTAACTGAATGGTATGGTAAAAACAGGAAGCTGAGAAGTTTAGTAAACCTTGTGGTTGTGGCTGGATTCTTTGatccatcaaaatcaaaggaCAGGGAAGAAATTGCAGAGATAAAAAAGATGCATTCCCtgatagaaaaatataaactcaGGGGGCAAATCAGATGGATATCAGCTCAAACCGATCGGTATCGTAACGGTGAGCTATACCGGTGCATTGCTGATACAAAAGGAGCCTTTGTGCAGCCTGCACTTTATGAAGCTTTTGGCCTAACAGTCATTGAAGCAATGAACTGTGGATTGCCAACTTTTGCAACAAACCAAGGAGGCCCGGCTGAGATTATTGTCGACGGGGTCTCGGGCTTTCATGTCGATCCGAACAATGGCGACGAATCGAGCAAAAAGATCGTTGATTTCTTTGAGAAGTGCAAGTTTGATTCTGGCTATTGGAACATGATATCAGAAGCTGGCCTTCAGAGAATATATGAATG CTacacttggaaaatatatgcAAGGAAAGCTCTGAATATGGGATCGATTTATGGGTTTTGGAGGCAGCTAAACAAAGAACAGAAACAGGCCAAGATGAGATACATTCACATGTTCTACTCTCTGTTGTTTAGAAAATTG GTGAAGAACGTTCCAATCCCTAGTGAAGAAACCTTGCCAGCAACCGTGACGCCGCAGCCGACACCGGAGCTACGTTTCCGGGGTTCGGCTGCTCCTCAGCCTCGGCTGGGACAAAG GAATGGAGGGAATTCAGTGGAGCAGCAGCAGGGCCAGAGTGGCAATGGGCTATCAAAAACCATAAAAGGAATATGCTTTTTGACTGGCTCTCTCTTGGCGGCTTACTTTATGCTGCACAAGATTTCTGGAGTAGATCAAGCCTATGTTGATTTACCATTATAG